One genomic segment of Deltaproteobacteria bacterium HGW-Deltaproteobacteria-18 includes these proteins:
- a CDS encoding peptidase M20, protein MDPLRLTRELIGIDTCNPPGGEEKALRHLESLLGDAGFEVTLDLFGEGRGSLVARYNRGATDTSLCFAGHIDTVPLGNAAWIRPPFGAEVHDGLLYGRGASDMKSGIAAMCCAAMAAAAEKVPGEVALFVCGGEETGCQGSFRLAANPELLGRPGAMVVCEPSRNRPLLGHKGALWLQGRTAGKTAHGSMPELGDNALYKAVDAIARLRAMELGQAPHVHLGPATMSINTLCAGQNTNSVPDKAIFTMDLRTLPGMTGQELIARLARTAGPDVEFDTLLDIPAVWTEADDPWVRRSFELLRGHLNTAPGIETVQFFTDASAFRQALPNMPIIILGPGDPGLAHRTDEHCEVRQIDAAMHMYLDLCRDWGGA, encoded by the coding sequence ATGGATCCGCTCCGGCTGACCCGCGAACTCATCGGCATCGACACCTGCAATCCTCCGGGGGGCGAAGAGAAGGCTCTGCGTCATCTCGAAAGTCTCCTGGGGGATGCCGGGTTCGAGGTGACTCTGGATCTGTTTGGGGAGGGGCGGGGCAGTCTCGTGGCCCGGTATAACCGTGGGGCGACGGACACGTCCCTGTGTTTTGCCGGGCACATCGATACCGTGCCCCTTGGCAATGCAGCCTGGATCCGGCCGCCCTTTGGCGCGGAAGTTCATGACGGGTTGCTTTATGGCCGTGGAGCCAGCGACATGAAGAGTGGCATCGCAGCCATGTGCTGCGCAGCCATGGCCGCTGCTGCGGAGAAGGTACCGGGGGAGGTCGCCCTTTTTGTCTGTGGCGGCGAGGAAACAGGATGTCAGGGTTCCTTTCGCCTGGCCGCAAACCCGGAGTTGCTGGGACGTCCCGGCGCCATGGTGGTCTGCGAGCCGAGTCGCAACCGGCCTCTGTTGGGGCACAAGGGCGCCCTGTGGCTGCAGGGACGCACTGCGGGCAAAACGGCTCATGGTTCAATGCCCGAACTGGGGGATAATGCCCTGTACAAGGCCGTTGACGCTATCGCGCGTCTGCGGGCCATGGAGTTGGGCCAGGCGCCTCATGTGCATCTCGGTCCGGCGACCATGAGCATAAACACCCTGTGCGCCGGGCAGAACACCAACTCCGTGCCCGACAAGGCGATCTTCACCATGGATCTGCGCACCCTGCCCGGCATGACCGGACAGGAGTTGATCGCGCGTCTGGCCCGGACAGCGGGACCGGACGTGGAATTTGACACGCTGCTGGATATTCCGGCTGTTTGGACCGAGGCTGACGACCCCTGGGTGCGCCGCAGCTTCGAATTGCTGCGCGGGCATCTGAACACCGCTCCGGGTATCGAGACCGTGCAGTTCTTCACCGACGCTTCCGCCTTTCGTCAGGCCCTGCCGAACATGCCCATAATCATCCTCGGCCCGGGCGATCCGGGCTTGGCCCATCGCACGGACGAACACTGCGAAGTCCGGCAGATCGACGCCGCCATGCACATGTATCTCGATCTCTGCCGCGACTGGGGTGGTGCATAG
- a CDS encoding aminomethyltransferase, producing the protein MSEQLVTIPARSGKAALVKAGQRIKIINTHGAQIVDTWAFNPHDPSEYLSMQHTRAYLDKVIPAAGDTLVSNRRRPMLQFVEDTSPGVHDTLIAACDIYRYIGLGVTEYHDNCQDNMYAALRELGVSAPTCPSPLNLWMNTPAKDNAIVWLPPVSKPGDYVVLEAAIDCVVAMSACPQDIIPINGEACKPTEAHFVVLGEA; encoded by the coding sequence ATGTCCGAGCAACTCGTCACCATTCCCGCCCGTTCCGGCAAGGCCGCCTTGGTCAAGGCCGGACAGCGGATCAAGATCATCAACACCCATGGCGCACAGATCGTTGATACCTGGGCCTTCAATCCCCATGATCCCAGCGAATATCTCTCCATGCAGCATACCCGCGCCTATCTGGACAAGGTCATCCCGGCGGCCGGCGACACGCTGGTTTCCAACCGTCGCCGTCCCATGCTGCAGTTCGTGGAAGACACCTCCCCGGGCGTGCACGACACCCTCATCGCGGCCTGTGACATATACCGCTATATCGGTCTCGGGGTTACGGAATACCACGACAACTGCCAGGACAACATGTACGCAGCCCTGCGCGAACTTGGAGTAAGCGCGCCGACTTGCCCAAGTCCTCTGAACCTGTGGATGAACACGCCCGCCAAAGACAACGCCATAGTGTGGCTGCCCCCTGTCTCCAAGCCTGGTGACTATGTGGTGCTGGAAGCTGCCATCGACTGTGTGGTGGCCATGTCGGCCTGTCCCCAGGATATCATTCCGATCAACGGCGAGGCCTGCAAGCCCACCGAAGCTCACTTCGTGGTGCTCGGGGAGGCGTGA
- a CDS encoding ATP-binding protein: MSLARTNIPPVINITNLHKRFGNLEVLKGIDLDIYQSEVVCLIGPSGSGKSTLLRCINFLESYEQGLVKINEEPMGFVKMYDGTLRKAPAARVLESRRDLGMVFQHFNLWPHMNVLENVTEALRSVKLRPRDKAEAKGKAMLEKVGLGDKLDSYPANLSGGQQQRVAIARALAMDPSIMLFDEPTSALDPELVGDVLAVMRSLAAEGMTMVIVTHEMGFAMDVADRVVFMEDGKIVEQGDPKTLFNAPESPRLATFLSSWNRRTNS; the protein is encoded by the coding sequence ATGAGCCTGGCACGCACGAACATTCCCCCTGTCATCAACATCACGAACCTGCACAAGCGCTTCGGCAATCTGGAAGTGCTCAAGGGCATCGACCTCGACATCTACCAGTCCGAGGTGGTCTGCCTCATTGGTCCCTCGGGGTCGGGCAAGAGCACGCTGCTGCGCTGTATCAATTTCCTGGAGAGCTATGAGCAGGGCCTGGTGAAGATCAACGAAGAACCCATGGGGTTCGTCAAGATGTATGACGGCACCCTGCGCAAGGCCCCTGCGGCAAGGGTGCTCGAGTCGCGACGCGATCTGGGCATGGTCTTCCAGCATTTCAACCTGTGGCCGCACATGAACGTGCTTGAGAACGTTACCGAGGCTCTGCGCTCGGTCAAGCTCAGGCCCAGGGACAAGGCCGAAGCCAAAGGCAAGGCCATGCTGGAGAAGGTCGGGCTGGGGGACAAGCTGGACAGCTATCCGGCAAATCTCTCCGGAGGCCAGCAGCAGCGGGTGGCCATCGCTCGTGCCCTGGCCATGGACCCGTCCATCATGCTCTTCGACGAACCGACCAGCGCCCTGGACCCGGAACTGGTCGGCGACGTGCTGGCCGTGATGCGCTCCCTGGCGGCCGAGGGCATGACCATGGTCATCGTTACCCATGAAATGGGCTTCGCCATGGATGTGGCCGACCGCGTCGTCTTCATGGAGGATGGCAAGATCGTCGAACAGGGCGACCCAAAGACACTTTTCAACGCTCCGGAGAGTCCGAGACTGGCCACGTTTCTGAGTTCTTGGAATCGAAGGACCAACAGCTAA
- a CDS encoding amino acid ABC transporter permease, protein MNFSVLEAYQGAILGGLWTTMYICALSIALGLVLGLVIELVRQELSWMRMPCRIYVEFFRGSPILIQIFLIYYAGPHFGLLLSPVTAGVVGLALYGAAYYAEIFRSGFEAVPKGQIEAAECLGISPSRVLWRIKLPQMTALVLPPLVNQSIILIKDSAVLSVITVPELTKQTSKIINETFTIAEPLLVLALLYWALVEGLSRLGRLLETRMNRHITSSAGRTS, encoded by the coding sequence ATGAATTTTTCCGTTCTCGAAGCATATCAGGGCGCCATCCTCGGCGGGTTGTGGACGACCATGTATATATGCGCCCTCAGCATCGCCTTGGGCCTTGTGCTTGGGCTCGTCATCGAACTCGTCCGCCAGGAGCTGTCCTGGATGCGCATGCCGTGCCGGATTTACGTGGAGTTTTTTCGAGGATCACCCATTCTGATCCAGATCTTTCTTATCTACTACGCAGGCCCGCACTTCGGGCTGCTGCTCAGTCCCGTCACCGCAGGTGTGGTCGGACTGGCCCTCTACGGTGCTGCCTACTACGCGGAAATCTTCCGCAGCGGATTCGAGGCGGTACCCAAAGGGCAGATCGAGGCGGCGGAGTGTCTGGGCATCTCTCCCTCCAGAGTCCTGTGGCGTATCAAGCTGCCGCAGATGACCGCCCTGGTGCTGCCGCCCCTGGTCAACCAGTCCATCATCCTGATCAAGGACTCCGCTGTGCTGTCCGTCATCACCGTGCCGGAACTGACAAAGCAGACCTCGAAAATAATCAACGAGACCTTCACCATCGCCGAGCCGCTGCTCGTGCTGGCGCTGCTCTACTGGGCGCTGGTGGAAGGGCTTTCGCGCCTGGGCAGGCTCCTGGAAACCCGCATGAATCGCCATATCACTTCATCCGCCGGGAGGACGTCATGA